AGGTCATTTAAGCCGCCCGGTTTCCGGAACAATGATCTGATATGCCCCACCCATGTTCCCTTTCCAGCTTCTTAAGAACAAACGACCGAACATCGAAGAGTAAAAAATAACGACCACGGCCAGAAAGATCAGTGAAATAGCCAGGATCTGGCCGGATAAACGGATGATCCCGTGTTCCCGCCTGGCGGAAACCCAGACTATATAAGAAAAACATAAAATGAATACAATTAAAAGCAGTCCCCACAAAAACATACCGCCGATCGTGCCGATCCCAAACATATTTCAGGCCCTCCTGTTTTTTGAAGTATAACGACTGCGATTGTCAATGTCAATTCTGTTGCAATCCAATTTATTGAGTGCCATAATTCCACCTGGAGCCATGAAATTAAGAACGAAAGTGATCGTCTCGACCGCCCTGACCCTGCTGGCCATTTTCCTGGTCGTAATGACCAGTGTCAGGCTGTTGCTTATCCCCCATTTTCTAAGCGCTGAGCTTGATGATGCCGCTGACCGGACCCAAAGGATCGCGGGGGCGTTTGAAGCCATTGAGCTGGATACCATTAACTACATGGCCCGAGACTGGGCGGTCTGGGACGACTGTTACAATTTTATGGCTGACGGAAACAAAGCTTTCCTTGACGCCAATATTACCCCTACCACTTTTCACAACCTAAGATTGCATACTATTTTATTCGTTAATACTTCAGGGAACTTATTTAAGGGGTTTTCTTATGATTCCGATCGAAACCAAATTGTCGCCCCATTGCCAAGCATTCAGAAGCACCTGGCCGAGATCGCCTCCATCCCGGCAAAAAATATGGCCCATGGCAGCCTGCTCCTGCCGGACGGATTATTGATCTTTTCGGCTCAACCCATTTTAACCAGCGAAGAAAAAGGGCCGACCAGAGGGGTGTTGGTCTTCGCGCGTTTTGTTGGCGGCGCCGAGCTAACCTATCTTTCTCAGTCGCTGCAGCTCCCCTTGAAATTATTTGTCCCCGGGAAAAACATCTCTACAAATGAATTCACCCGCGTGAGCAACAAAAGCAGACAGGGCCAGCTGGTTGAAGTTGTAGACGATAATACCATAAACGGATATTCCGTCATCAAAGATATTTACGGAAAACCTGCCGCCCTGCTGGCCAGAAACGTGCCTCGGATCATTTATAACAACTTAAACAGGACTGTCAACTATTTACTGGCTATCATTGTTTTCTCGGGTGTTTTGCTGGGTTTGATCTTCCAGCTGTTATTAGACCGATTGCTTCTCCTGAGACTTTCCAGGTTGGCCGGCGCAATTACGGCTATCGGCAAGAAAGAAAAGATCAACCTGACCATTCCTGAAGATGGCAATGACGAGATCACTTCCCTGCAGAGGGCGATCAACAATACTTTTCGCTCGCTCAACCAGGCCCAAGCCCAAATACTTAGAAGCAAGGAACTTTATAATATTATTTTTGAAAATGTCAACGATATCGTTTTTACGCTGAACCTGAAAGGAGACTTTGTTTCGATCAACAGAGCGGTCGAGCGGATTTTGGGATACAAGATCGATGAGCTGGTCGGCAAAAACTTCTCCGTCCTTACTACTCCCGAGTCGTATGCCGTGATCAAGGCCAAGATCGAACAAAAAGTCAGCGGTCAAACTACCCGGACCCGCTATGAAGCGGAGATCAAGGCCAAGGACGGCCATATTATCGTTATGGACATTGACAGCCAGATCCAGGCTGAAGAAGGGATCCCGGCGGCGATCTTCGGGGTCGCCCGCGACGTAACCGAAAGAAAAGCCTATGATCTGCAATTGACAAGCAAAATGGAAGAGCTGGAACAATTTCACTCTTTAGCGGTTGGTCGGGAGCTCCGAATGACCGAGCTGGAAACCGAGATCAACGAACTGCTGGCCAAGCTTGGGCAAAAACCCAAATACTAACTCCTATTTCCCCCGGACCAGAACACTCTTGACGTAACGCCCGGCAATGGCCGCCATTTCCTGAAGTTTCTCCGCCTGATATGGCGCGACTCCCCCTAACGCTGGGTCAAGGGTATTGCGGGGATCAAACTGCTGGAGAACAAATTTTCCCGCCCCTCTTATCCCTTTTGCCATATCTTCTATATCCTGGTCATATAATAAGTTCGGTACGACTGTTGTCCTGAACTCGTAATCAACATCGCTGTTCATGATCAGGACGATGCTCTTCTTGACCTTGGCCAGATCTGTTTGAACACCGCATAATTTATAATATCGCTCGTCCAGCGGACCTTTAACATCCATAGCGACAAAATCAAGCATTTTGTCTTTATATAGCTTCTCTAAAAGGTCGGGATCGGTCCCGTTGGTATCCAGCTTCACAAGGAGCCCCATATTTTTTAATTCAGCAATAAAATCAACCAGGCCCAGGTTGGCCTGGAGTGCCGGCTCCCCACCGGTAATACAGACCCCGTCAATAAAATCAGTATGCTCCTTGAGAAAACCAATGACTCTACCGACAGGGACGGTTTCATGCTTGTCGGGATCGGTCACCAGAGTAACATTGTGGCAGAACGGACAACGGAAATTACAATTTGGGAGAAAAACTACCGAAACGATCTTCCCGTCCCAGTCAAGGAAAGAGGTCTCCAGAAACCCTTTGATCCGCAGGTCGGAGGCTGCCATCAATTCTCGTCAAAAAGAAAGACCGCCGCGGCCAGGACGGTGATCCACAGATTCCGTTGGCCGATGGCGCTCTGGGTAATGTGGGTGGTCCGGACGATCCGGTCGGATACTTTCCAGAGCTCCTGCCGCTCGTCCCAGCTGGAGTCTTCGTCAAAGGGGACCCCCAGGGTCGTCGCCAGCATCTGCGCGGCGATATCTTCAGCGTAATCTCCGCACTCTTCGTCGGTCATCCCGTTCCCGTGATGTTCGCTAAGGTAACCGTAGGAATTGGGGTCCGAGGGAATCGCCATCCCGACTGAAGCGGAAATCAGGCGGTGCGGTTCGTTAGTGTCATTGCGGGACATGACGATAAAGGTGATCTCACCCGGCTTGATCGACCTCATCCCCTGCTCGCGGGTAACCAGTTTACAGCCGGGAGGGAATATACTGGACACCTGAACGTAGTTGACCGCCTGGATCCCGGCGTCGCGCAGAGCCATCTCAAAACTGGCCAGTTTCTCCTTGTGCCGCCCTACCCCTTTGGTAAAAAATATTTTAGTCGGTACTAAATTCATCAATGATTATTATAATATGGAAAGTATTGGTAAACAAGTTAAAAAGGGCCCCGAATTAATCGGGGCCCTTTTATATTCGACAGGAATTACTGGGTTAGCTCCTTTAGGGGGAAACCACTGTTACTTTAGCATTATTAAAGGCTTCCCTTTTAACCTTTACAACAACCGGAGTCTCAGTAAATTTATTACCAATATTAGGGCTACCACCTGGGATCCCGCCTTCTTCAGCAAAAACAACCAGAGTGTCAATGATTACATTATCAAAAAGAGCATTGCCCAAGTCAAAGATGGCAATCCCCTTTTCGTCAACCTCTATCGATTTGTATTGCTTAATACCCGATTTGTTTACGTTATATAGATATACAACCACTGGCCCATATGCACTGCTACCTTTATATGGTTGGCCCTTAAGATCTACAACCTGAACTTTTAAAAATGTTTGTTTGATTGATACTTTGGGGACTTCAGATATTTTTTTAACCGGAGCCAGATCTGCCAAGGAAGAAGAGCATGATAACATCACTATCGCGAACATGATTATAGTTAAGTTAATACTTTTTTTCACCTTTATTCGACTTTTTCATAAACAACAGTTCGGTCGACCTTAGGATTAACCCCCCAACGAACTGACTTGCGTAGAATAACATACTTTTATTTTCAATGCAGGTACTCGATTTTAATAAGCTTTTTTGGGCGAGTTTGTTGTTTTTGCCCGCTAAGAGAAAAAAGCTCGATCAGCTCGGGGAATTTCAACATATACCCGTGATCATTAAACGGGGAGTAACCAGTTCGTTTCACCTGCAAATCATATTCCAGCGTTTCCGGACTGGCTTGTTTATTCAACTCCACTTCAAATTCAAGTTTTCCCGAATTGTCGGTATAACGCTCAATTTTTGTCGGCGGAGTAGAAATAATACCATCATTATTGATTATAACTTTAACCAAAGTCATAGGTAGAGATTCCTTGCTTTTTTTATCCACTACTTGCGCGGAAAAGTTCTCTGCCTTAACTGTTCCAGTTAAAACTAACAGCAACACACCAACTATAATAAACGGTTTGTTCATTGCCATTGATGATAACAAGTTTACACCTTAATTTGCCACGGTCAATTTGAATTTACTTAGCAAACGGCCTTCATCCTTGGATAAAATGGTCCCGACATAGATACCGTTCCCTGTTAAATATCCTTGATCTGTCTGGCCGTTCCAAACGATTTTATTGATCCCCGCTGCTCCGCCCTCATCACCAGCATTGAAAATAAAGTGCTTTATCCTTGTCCCATCGCCGCCAATTAGATAAATCTCAACATTCGCGCTAGCCGATAGGCCATACTGGATGGTAACCTGTTTATCTCGAGGAGCACTAAAAGGACTGGGATAGGCCAGCGGCAATTTAGTCACTCTAAGCGGCCCGCCGGCGATTTCAACGGTCGCCGCTTCGGTAATATTAACTACAGACCCATCTGCTTCAATTTTCTTGGCTGTAACTAAAATAGTATGTGAGCCGGGCTCAAGGTTTTTCGATAAACTCGCGCGAACGGCAAATGAGCCGACTTTTCCCGTTCCCATTGAAGTCATCTTGCCACGATTGTCAGGAATCATTCCCATTGACTGTGAGCTTTGTTTTCCCGGATCGACTTGAACCAAATAATCCTCAAGATTACTGGAAAGCGCGACCATCCCGGTCGAAGAAACTTTCAGTTTCACTTCGGCAGCCGGCTCAACAATAAAGCCCTCTCCTTTTGTGGCCAGCTCTTTTTGATAAAGGCGGTTGCCAATCCATATTTGGATTTTAGCCTCCCCAACGCTTTTCTCTTTGGCCCCGGCAGTTTTTGCGGAATAAATTATCTCCCCCTGTTCGGTCGACGCTTGATAAAGCAGGTCAAAGACCTGGCTGATGATCGCATCATCTTGATCGATCGGTAAGTAGAAATTCTCTTTATTGCCGTCAAAGATAGGCTGAATAGCACCTGATCCGTCAATATAACCAACTGATAGGAGCGCAGCCCAGATCTCCTGCTGAAGCTGACCAAAAACAGCCAGCTTATCTTGCTTGAGTAAATGGATCGGCAGCGGGAGATCAGCTGTCGCTCCAAGAGCAAAAATATGTTCGCTCATGTTCCGCGGATCAAATGGATCAAGAGGATTGGCCGTAATATTATAAGCATAAGCCTTAAAATAATAATGTGAACCCAAAGGCAAATAAGTAACAACTGTTTCTTTCTCTCCCGGCCCGGCGGTCAGCGGAAAAACTCCGGCGATCTCCCCAATTGTCTCATCATTCAGATCATCGTACTTCGCGTCAAGGTCGGTTGAGTACCTGACAATAATCCCTTCAACATAATCATCCGATGAATTTTTCCAGGAAAAACTAACTTCACCCGGCGCCGCGCCTTGAATAACTTTAAAATCAGTGATCGGCCTAGGGCGTTTTCCGGCAGTTTTAGAAATATTGACCCCGGCCGAGTAATTCCGGCCCATCTCCCTGGGGGGACCGGTAATCGCTCGATCATAAGTGATTATTCGATAATAGTTTACAACCCCATTATCAACATAGTCCTCAACCCCATTTAAAACCAGGCTGGGATCAACATCTTCCTGCGGACTAACATAAGCGATCTTTCCGTTACCCGGGCCAAAAGGCTCTTCTCCTTCGGTATACAACTGGCCATTTTTATCTGGAAACGCCGCCGAAATAAGAGGCTTATTGCCAATTGGCCGACCGGTATTTTTTAGGATCACAATCCCTCCAAAATCAGGATCGGTAGGATTTTTCCAGGTCAAAGTTATTTTACGATCGTCGGGCTCTGCCGAAATATTTTCAACCTCCCCCGGCGGGTTTAGGTCCATAGGGACAACGCTCAAAACTTTATTATTGACCGATTCATTTTGAACGGGGGAAGTATTGTCCAAAGCACACACTTTATAATAATAATATGACCCATCGCTCAAAGATTCACCTTCAGCCGGGACCCCGGTTCCAACTCCATCCTGATAAATATAATCTTTGCCGCTAATGTTTCCGGTGTAAGGCGGTGTAGCATCAACAGAGAGATCAACAGGATTGGAGAAAGCCGGATCGCTCGCCCGAAAAACACGATAAGTTAGCTTGCCATTTTCGTACTTACTAAAATCGATTGTATTATTTGCGGAAGAGATCCAATCTAACACAACTGTATTTCCCGGGTTACCTACCCCCATAATATTGGCTGATTCAGCCAGGTTGAGCCCATTAAATTCCGGCGGCGTTGATCCGGCAACTACAACCTGCTCACCCTTAGCCAGTGCACCAGTCACGCTCAGTATATCATCAATACAATAAGAAGGATAAATTTGAGAAAAATTCAATATATCAACTTTTTTATCTTGAGTCTGGTAATCCTGATTGATGTGCACAAAGATCTCGGCCAGATCAACTGTTTCACTTGGCCTGACAGGCAGAAGATTCCAATTAGAATAGATTGATTCAAGCTTATATACGATCAGCCCCGGTTTGGTCAGATCGACCTCTTTTTCAATAAAGTTATTGGTGTTCAAATTATCAATTTTTGTTATGTTGTCAATAATTGATG
This is a stretch of genomic DNA from Candidatus Margulisiibacteriota bacterium. It encodes these proteins:
- a CDS encoding arginine decarboxylase, pyruvoyl-dependent, which codes for MNLVPTKIFFTKGVGRHKEKLASFEMALRDAGIQAVNYVQVSSIFPPGCKLVTREQGMRSIKPGEITFIVMSRNDTNEPHRLISASVGMAIPSDPNSYGYLSEHHGNGMTDEECGDYAEDIAAQMLATTLGVPFDEDSSWDERQELWKVSDRIVRTTHITQSAIGQRNLWITVLAAAVFLFDEN
- a CDS encoding PAS domain S-box protein — its product is MKLRTKVIVSTALTLLAIFLVVMTSVRLLLIPHFLSAELDDAADRTQRIAGAFEAIELDTINYMARDWAVWDDCYNFMADGNKAFLDANITPTTFHNLRLHTILFVNTSGNLFKGFSYDSDRNQIVAPLPSIQKHLAEIASIPAKNMAHGSLLLPDGLLIFSAQPILTSEEKGPTRGVLVFARFVGGAELTYLSQSLQLPLKLFVPGKNISTNEFTRVSNKSRQGQLVEVVDDNTINGYSVIKDIYGKPAALLARNVPRIIYNNLNRTVNYLLAIIVFSGVLLGLIFQLLLDRLLLLRLSRLAGAITAIGKKEKINLTIPEDGNDEITSLQRAINNTFRSLNQAQAQILRSKELYNIIFENVNDIVFTLNLKGDFVSINRAVERILGYKIDELVGKNFSVLTTPESYAVIKAKIEQKVSGQTTRTRYEAEIKAKDGHIIVMDIDSQIQAEEGIPAAIFGVARDVTERKAYDLQLTSKMEELEQFHSLAVGRELRMTELETEINELLAKLGQKPKY
- a CDS encoding anaerobic ribonucleoside-triphosphate reductase activating protein is translated as MAASDLRIKGFLETSFLDWDGKIVSVVFLPNCNFRCPFCHNVTLVTDPDKHETVPVGRVIGFLKEHTDFIDGVCITGGEPALQANLGLVDFIAELKNMGLLVKLDTNGTDPDLLEKLYKDKMLDFVAMDVKGPLDERYYKLCGVQTDLAKVKKSIVLIMNSDVDYEFRTTVVPNLLYDQDIEDMAKGIRGAGKFVLQQFDPRNTLDPALGGVAPYQAEKLQEMAAIAGRYVKSVLVRGK